From a region of the Lactuca sativa cultivar Salinas chromosome 4, Lsat_Salinas_v11, whole genome shotgun sequence genome:
- the LOC111917429 gene encoding uncharacterized protein LOC111917429 produces MSPTKSSSRKKKITESGTPKTEIKRTMVEEDVFNFDANQLKQRAPKKQRSTFEDDFDADISSDIKGLMNALHQIKEKAQKDGQKKKEETISSVATEIRSTFDELKSKVEKERQNFAKALSKSSKECENMLKNETTKFQTIYETFCKDKNSHLQALKDTISKYEEEKERLSMRYEQHRKKEKNMISEHEKACATKISELEESLKKKKQDDKTFSFLRKTLGSFLDTASDDDCPPDE; encoded by the exons ATGTCGCCAACAAAATCGAGCTCCAGGAAGAAGAAGATCACTGAATCCGGAACTCCGAAAACGGAGATCAAACGTACGATGGTGGAAGAAGATGTTTTCAACTTCGATGCTAATCAATTGAAGCAGCGAGCTCCGAAGAAACAACGGTCGACCTTTGAAGACGATTTCGATGCCGATATATCTAG TGATATAAAAGGTTTGATGAACGCATTACATCAGATCAAAGAGAAAGCGCAAAAGGACGGACAGAAGAAAAAAGAGGAGACTATTTCCAG TGTTGCTACAGAAATCAGGTCTACATTTGATGAGTTGAAGTCCAAAGTAGAGAAAGAAAG GCAAAACTTTGCCAAGGCACTATCAAAGAGCTCAAAAGAG TGTGAGAACATGCTGAAGAATGAGACCACCAAGTTCCAAACAATTTATGAAACTTTCTGCAAGGACAAAAACTCACATCTTCAGGCTCTGAAAG ACACCATTTCAAAAtatgaagaagagaaggagagaTTGTCCATGAGATATGAACAACACA gaaagaaagaaaagaacATGATATCTGAGCACGAGAAGGCTTGTGCAACCAAAATTTCTGAACTTGAGGAATCTCTCAAGAAAAAGAAACAG GATGACAAAACATTCAGCTTTCTAAGGAAGACTCTAGGCTCATTTCTTGATACTGCCTCTGATGATGATTGCCCACCTGATGAATGA